The genomic window GTTTATGCTGCCCGAAAACTGGCAGCAATTTATTCACCATCTTCATAACCATGTTGAATTAGGAACTGTGCCTATTTCAAGAATTAATGACGCCGTCCGCCGGATATTATCAGTAAAATTTGCCAGCGGCTTATTTAATTCGCCTCGACCTAGTGAAAGGATTTGGGCAAATAATGTTAGTTTTGGTGCTAGTGCGCATAGGAATATTGCACGAGAAGCGGTCAGAAAGTCACTTGTGCTGTTAAAAAACAAAAAAAACACACTGCCTTTAAAAAAGCAGGCTCGTATTTTAGTTACGGGTAAGAATGCTGATAATATCGGTCATCAGTGCGGTGGGTTCACTATTGATTGGCAAGGTGTATCAGGAAACGATCAATTTGAGGGAGCCACTTCTGTCTGGCAAGGCATTTCAGCGGTTGCGCCCAATGCGGTATTAAGCCGTGATAATGATGTTTCAGCAATATTGGCAAAAGATCATGATATCGCTGTGGTGGTTATCGGTGAGTACCCGTATGCAGAAGGCCATGGTGATATCAGAGATTGTGAAAACCTTATTATAGAAGCAGGGTCACAAATAAACGGTCAAGTAAATATTTCAGCGCCCTATGGCAACTCACTAGCATTAAAACAGTTACACCCAGAAGACTATCTATTGATAAAAGATATTAGTGATAAGGGCATCCCCCTGGTTGTTATTTTGATCTCAGGGAGAACGTTAATCATTAATGACGAATTAGATAAGTCAGCAGCATTCATTGCTGCTTGGCTTCCTGGCTCGGAAGGCCAAGGTGTTAGTGATATGCTCTTTGGCGAGTTTAATTTCCAAGGAAAGCTGTCTTTTTCTTGGCCCAAAAAAACCTCAACAGAAAAGAAGAAAAATAACACCAAACCACTCTTCCCCATCGGTTATGGTTTACGTTACAAAAAATAAAATAATGATATTCACTGGCAATAAATCCTACGATGATGGTGCACCCACACTTAGTGAGCACCCACCATCACTTAGAGCAACTGGCAATAGGATGGACTAATGCTTTGGTGATTTTTCCCTGTTGGTGTTTAACCAGTGGTTGATTAATATAGCCAGTAAATTTAGCTGACATACGTTCAGATATTAAGGTAGCGCCTGAGCTTAAATTGGCAATAAACCCCGTAGACTTTTGTAGTTTTTGTTTCTTTTTATTGGCGTTATCACTCAGTAAATCGACCGATAAGCAGCCCGCAGCAAAGCTCTGTTCACGACTCGCTGCAAGAATACAAATTCTATGTTCTGCGGCACGCGATAACAAGCAATATTCAACCTCACCTGGCTCTTGAATTTCAAAAGGCACCAGTAATAAGTGAACTTGATTCAACGCCGCTACGTTAACTATTTCAGGTATGGTTGCGTCATCAGCTGTTAGCATAACAAGCTTGATATTGCCTTGCTCTAACGGTAATTCTACAAGAGTTAACGCATTTCCAAGTGGTGTCCACTGGTATCGTTGGCAAAAGTGTAATTGTTGCTGTGTTGCCAATAAGCCTTGTTCGCTTATTAACACTGCCTGATGTGCGCCATCAATCACTAAACTAGTACACACATATTGAAAAGGTCTCAGTACTGAGCTGATTTGTATAATGAGTTGTTTACTCAACGAGGTTATATCGGCGAGTTGCTCAGCATTATTCGTTATGGTTTTATCTGCAATAAAAAATAACTCAGGCAATTGAATAATATCACTGAGGTTGTTTTCAATGTAAAAACAAACATCTTCAATGGCTTGTTCATTAGACTTATAGGTTGCAAATATTGCGACATTCGCCGTTTCGGGAACCTTGTCACTATCCACATGCTTAGCCACTTTTTTTATCGGTAATGTTAGCGCTTGATAAAGTTCAGGGCGTCGTTGTATAAAGACATCAGTGCCATCAGGTCGGCATTTGTTATTTGGTGCTATCGCAGAATTTTCTAAATCAATATCAGCAAATACAAAACCTGCTTCATTATGGTTCATTTTAGCGAGTACTTTACCCTCAGGAGAAACTATTTGGCTATGACCTGCGCCACTTAGAGAACCCGTTGCTGACAATCGACCAATTTTATTTGCTGTGGCCAAAAATACTTTATTTTCACATGCTCGAGCTGGATCATGTAAGTGACTTTGATCGTGGGCAAATGTGCTTATTGAATTACAGAATAATTGCCCACCTTGTAAAGCTAATTCACGAGAGGTGTTAAAGGTCATCGTGTCGCTCCCCATTAACAGTCCAATTTTTGCTAGCGGCGTTAAAGTTAACGTAGACGCCTGATTTGCACTAAGAAAAAAATCATTTTCACGACCTTCTAATTCTTGTTTATCGACTTGGTCAAGGCGTTGCCCAAACGGCGAAAATAAACAAGTGGTTATACTAACACCTGCTTTAATCGCATCCTTTTTTTGTTCAGGTGACCAGCTACTTGCAGCATCACGCCTTAAAGTAACGTTTATGACTATGTAGCAGTGATGCTTTTTGGCTTGCTGTGCAATAGCCAGTAAAAAAGGACCGTCAATGTCTAAAGCTTGATGCCAAGCCTGACTACGGTCCTTGTACCCTGGTTCGGTATGGCAAAAAAGTGTATTACAAAATTGAGGTAACACTATGAGTGCTGGCTGACAGACGGCCGCCTCATTTATCATACGCAGGCAGGTTACTTGATTTTCTTGAACATCCAAAGTGGTGGCAAATTGAGAAACGGCGACTCGCATGATATTTTTTTCCGGATAATGGGCTGGTGCAGTGATGCAAGCTTAAAGTCATAACTTTAAGCGAGGGGATATTATACTGTTAAACATTGCAGCCCAAACTTTCGACAAACTTAAGGTTGGGCTAACAATTAATGGTTTAGCAAGAGTAGGCGATTACACCTTATGGCGTTGCATTACTTATAAAAATTTCATTTGCATGCCCAAACTAATACGCTGTTGATGACGGTCATAGTCGATAAGTGAATCACCATAACCATTAAAGTACTGTATCAAGAAGTCATAACCTTCAGTCAATGAATAAGAAAGATTTAGTTCGACACTACCTTTATTATCACTCAATTTAAGATTATTTCGCACCGCAGTGAAAAGGTTGAATTTGCCTAGCTGAGTACCAACACCAAATTCCATATGCCCAAGATAGTCTGTAATATCTGGATTGTCATCACCAATCACAGAAAGTGGTGTTTCTTTTTCATCTTCAGCTAGTCGATGCCAAGCTTTTATATAATAAAAAGCACTTTCGTCACTAAACACTAACGAAGCAAAAACTCGGTTCCAACTGCGCGATGAAAGACCACTTTGACCATTGGATTGATGATTGATGCCAAACTGAACTTGATTAAACTCAAAGCCTAATATGCTGTGATTCTGTTGCCAACTGTAAAATAATTCAGGTTCGTAATTTGTTTCTCGAAAAGGTTTAGATGCCTCACTGTTGTACAATTGCCAATACGATACTGCGGTAAAACCAAAGTACAGACCTGAAGCATCAGTCGTTGGTAAATATATAGGAAACTTGATGCTAATTTGATATTTAGCCTCTACATTATCAACATTATCATTAGTTAACTCTTCAACCGTGCGGGTACCTGGTTTACTAATATAGGAGACTGGCAGTAGGTAATTTAATCTATGTTGCGAAATAGCAAAGGGGTTAGCGGTTGTTTTCAAAAGCGCTTGTTCTCTTTTCTCTAGAATAGATTTTTCTTTTTTTGTGGCGACACTTACTTCTTCAGCCATTAATAACTGAGGTAAAAAAAGCAGGATTAAGCATAAGGTTTTAGTTATAACTGTTGGTATATGGACGTTGTTCAAGTGTTATTTCTCATAAAAATTTAGTATAGGATCGACTTATCAATCAATGTTTAAAGGCATTGTGATAGTCGCTCAGTTTATTTTTCGTCATTCACTGTTTTGTTATTAAGTACTTAAACAGGGGTTGATTAAGTACATTGTTAACTAGAGTTAATAATAGCCATAATAACAGGTAAATCCAATTGGGTCAGTCAAACTTATTTGTAAAAGTAGTTTACATAAGCACCAGGGTGCGGCTTATTGGCCTTCTGCTGATGATTAAAACAAGGCTAATTAAATCAAAATATAAGTCGCAGTCCCTAAAAAGATTAAAAAACCAACCGCATCGGTTATGGTTGTTAAAATAACACCACCCGCAATGGCTGGGTCTACACCCAGTTTTTTCAATATTATAGGTATAAGCGCACCTGAAAGCGTGCCAGTAAGGCTCACAACAAAAAGAGCCAGCGCAAAAACGCCCCCTAACTGCCAATCGTCGTACCATAAAATAGTAATTAAAAAGACCACTGCAGCCCATAATATGCCATTAATAAAAGAGACTTTTAATTCATGAATGGTCAGCGAAACAATATTGGCACTACTGACTAAATCACGCGCAATACCACGAGTAACTACGGTTAACGTTTGGCTACCTGTAACGCCCCCCATGCTTGCCACTACGGGCATTAGTACCGCGAGCGCGACAAGTTGCTCTATTGATGCTTCAAAAAAGCCAATGACCCAAGCGGCCACAAAGGCGGTGATTAAATTGGTGCCCAGCCAAATAGCTCGATTAAAAGAAATATGAGAAACAGGGGCAAACATGTCGAGCTCTTCATTAAGGCCGGCGGAGGCCAATAAACGCTGCTCTGAATTATGTTTTAGTACATCGATAACATCATCAACCGTTATTCGCCCCAACAAAAAATTATTTTCATCTACAACGGGCGCAGAGATTAAATCATGGTCTTCGAAAATTTGTGCAACCTGAATGGCTGATTGTAACGAGTCAATCAAGGGCACATCATTTTTCATTACGTCGCCAACCGACAAGCTATTGTCCATTGAAACCAAGTCACTAAGATATAAGGTTCCTTGTACCTTGTTATTCCTGTCAACAACAACCAGTTGGTCAAGTTGTTCGGGCAACATACCTTCTTTTTTTCTTAACTTACACAAATACCGATAGACGGCTTTAAGACTAACATCCTTTCTGACCGCCGTAGCGTCAACATCCATCATACCGCCGGCTGTATTATCAGGAAAAGAGGCCACTGTCTGGTAACGCTCTTTTCGCTGACTATCCATGGCCTCAACCATAGCGGTTACTACAGGTAATGGTAAATCAGCATCAATGTCGGCTAACTCATCCATTTGAAGCGTCGATAAACATTTAAGTAAATCAGCTTCGCTGGTTTTTTTAATCAGAAATTGGCGCAGTTCGCGGTGTACAGAGAGTAAGACTTCACCCTTGTAATTTACCGGGATCAAACTCCAAAAATCATCGCGATATTTATTGGGTAGTGATTCGAGTAATCGGCCCAATTTAGCCGGATGGTATTTCTCTATTGAAATTAGCAGCTCTTGATCGTCTTCTTGCTCTAATGAATGCGTTAATTGGCTAACAAGTTTGGTAAAAGTATTGCTCATAGGATCCACTTATAGTGATTAATTCAACATTTACTGGAAAAGGCGTGCTTAGCAAGTTGCTTGAGCGTAACTTAGTCGCGATCACCACTGACATCAAGGCTTATTAACAGATCAAGCTATTGCTTGAAAAGCCCGGCTAAAGTTATGTAAATAAAACACTTACTTTAGGCGCATAACAATAAGTCATTGCTAAAAGCGTGAGCCAGTCACTAGGCATTAATATAGCGAGGATAAAAATAATTTTAACAAGATACATATAATAATGTAGACAAAGTAGCCCATTGACCCGATAAAAGTCAGGGTATTTTACATTATTTACTTAGATAAGGCGGTAAAATTTACTTGATAGATTATATATCGACTATGCACCCCCTGTTTTAGCTAGATATGGCGAAAAACAGCTGTTCAACTTCCATTGTAAATTAATAAGAACAACAAAGAGTCTTGAATAATAATAAAAGTCAGGTTTTCTCTATTCCGTGTAATAAAAAGCCTCACTGCAAACACTGAGTGCAGATAATGCTAACCGGTAAACTAACGCCTAAAAACCGTCAATAAGCCTAGTGATAATAACGCTTAAACATCGCCTGAGGTTTTTAATAACTTGGCTTACCAAGCGATAATAGCTGCAACAATTTTAATATTTAAAAATACCACACAACAAAACAATTAGAGTATACACTGAGCCAATTATTTGTATTAAACAAGGGTTACAATGAAGGAAAATATGCAGTCATTCATCGCTTTATTGTCAGCAGATGACGATAATGATTTACGCCAACATTATTTAGCTTCAAGTGAGTCGGAAAATATCATTCAATTAGCTTATCTATTTCAACAAGGAATAGCGCAAGTTGCATCGTTTGATTTTTATCAACAATTAACCACGACATTAATAACCAGTAAAATTTTACCTGTTGCGCTCATCGCACAAATTAAAACGAACGACACATTGAGTTTTTTTACCCCCGCCCTTCAGGTACAAGACAACTTTACAAAAACAGATCACAGACAGCGCAATGCTTTACATTATTTATTCGCCGGCAATAAAGTAGTCATCAGTACCCCACCTTTTATTTATTTACGTTCGATGATGTTATTTGGCAGCAATAATACCTTACGTGATGCACTGTGCCAGCGTGACCACGAAAACTTAACTCCCATTGAAGTTTATTTATCGACTAATCAAAATTTAATTTCGCTAGCGGCGCACGAACTTACCGCATTATTGGCCTTAATAGAGATTGAAAGTAAACAACAGCCCTTAGCCACAACCAACTACTCAAAGGTAATTAAAGTGGTTGCTGAATTATGTTCTCGTCAAGATAAGCGCTTTGACAGTGAGCTACAACGTCTTATCTTGGTCGCTATCTACTACA from Colwellia sp. PAMC 20917 includes these protein-coding regions:
- a CDS encoding glycoside hydrolase family 3 protein — protein: MQLLLSQPSIKEQVDELMSKMTLAQKIGQMTQAERLSCTPDDVRKYHLGSVLSGAGSLPENNDLNSWLKTTDSYWQASMVSDENHLAIPLLYGVDAIHGHNNLKGATIFPHNIGLGAAADADLIARIAQVTRKEVLASGVDWVFAPNLAVAQNNQWGRSYESYAQTPELINQYASEIINGLHGKLAGEGVIACVKHWVGDGATTHGIDQGDANISWQELNNTHISPYISALKAGAMTVMASFNSWNGNKCHGHKYLLTDVLKQQLNFSGFIVSDMNGIDYLCDDFYLAVAQGVNAGIDMFMLPENWQQFIHHLHNHVELGTVPISRINDAVRRILSVKFASGLFNSPRPSERIWANNVSFGASAHRNIAREAVRKSLVLLKNKKNTLPLKKQARILVTGKNADNIGHQCGGFTIDWQGVSGNDQFEGATSVWQGISAVAPNAVLSRDNDVSAILAKDHDIAVVVIGEYPYAEGHGDIRDCENLIIEAGSQINGQVNISAPYGNSLALKQLHPEDYLLIKDISDKGIPLVVILISGRTLIINDELDKSAAFIAAWLPGSEGQGVSDMLFGEFNFQGKLSFSWPKKTSTEKKKNNTKPLFPIGYGLRYKK
- a CDS encoding nitrilase-related carbon-nitrogen hydrolase: MRVAVSQFATTLDVQENQVTCLRMINEAAVCQPALIVLPQFCNTLFCHTEPGYKDRSQAWHQALDIDGPFLLAIAQQAKKHHCYIVINVTLRRDAASSWSPEQKKDAIKAGVSITTCLFSPFGQRLDQVDKQELEGRENDFFLSANQASTLTLTPLAKIGLLMGSDTMTFNTSRELALQGGQLFCNSISTFAHDQSHLHDPARACENKVFLATANKIGRLSATGSLSGAGHSQIVSPEGKVLAKMNHNEAGFVFADIDLENSAIAPNNKCRPDGTDVFIQRRPELYQALTLPIKKVAKHVDSDKVPETANVAIFATYKSNEQAIEDVCFYIENNLSDIIQLPELFFIADKTITNNAEQLADITSLSKQLIIQISSVLRPFQYVCTSLVIDGAHQAVLISEQGLLATQQQLHFCQRYQWTPLGNALTLVELPLEQGNIKLVMLTADDATIPEIVNVAALNQVHLLLVPFEIQEPGEVEYCLLSRAAEHRICILAASREQSFAAGCLSVDLLSDNANKKKQKLQKSTGFIANLSSGATLISERMSAKFTGYINQPLVKHQQGKITKALVHPIASCSK
- a CDS encoding phospholipase A, which translates into the protein MAEEVSVATKKEKSILEKREQALLKTTANPFAISQHRLNYLLPVSYISKPGTRTVEELTNDNVDNVEAKYQISIKFPIYLPTTDASGLYFGFTAVSYWQLYNSEASKPFRETNYEPELFYSWQQNHSILGFEFNQVQFGINHQSNGQSGLSSRSWNRVFASLVFSDESAFYYIKAWHRLAEDEKETPLSVIGDDNPDITDYLGHMEFGVGTQLGKFNLFTAVRNNLKLSDNKGSVELNLSYSLTEGYDFLIQYFNGYGDSLIDYDRHQQRISLGMQMKFL
- the mgtE gene encoding magnesium transporter — encoded protein: MSNTFTKLVSQLTHSLEQEDDQELLISIEKYHPAKLGRLLESLPNKYRDDFWSLIPVNYKGEVLLSVHRELRQFLIKKTSEADLLKCLSTLQMDELADIDADLPLPVVTAMVEAMDSQRKERYQTVASFPDNTAGGMMDVDATAVRKDVSLKAVYRYLCKLRKKEGMLPEQLDQLVVVDRNNKVQGTLYLSDLVSMDNSLSVGDVMKNDVPLIDSLQSAIQVAQIFEDHDLISAPVVDENNFLLGRITVDDVIDVLKHNSEQRLLASAGLNEELDMFAPVSHISFNRAIWLGTNLITAFVAAWVIGFFEASIEQLVALAVLMPVVASMGGVTGSQTLTVVTRGIARDLVSSANIVSLTIHELKVSFINGILWAAVVFLITILWYDDWQLGGVFALALFVVSLTGTLSGALIPIILKKLGVDPAIAGGVILTTITDAVGFLIFLGTATYILI